Below is a window of Allomuricauda ruestringensis DSM 13258 DNA.
ACGATATTGAAATAGATGAGCTCATTACGCACATTAAAGCTCCCGATTTTCCAACTGGGGGGCTCATTTATGGGTACGACGGCGTAAAGGAAGCTTTCCACACAGGTAGAGGACGTGTGGTAATGCGGGCCAAGGCGACCATCGAAGAAGTTCAAGGGAAAGAAAGTATAGTTGTTACCGAAATCCCTTATCAGGTCAACAAGGCGGATATGATCAAAAAGACCGCCGATTTGGTCAATGAAAAGAAAATAGAGGGAATATCCAACATTAGGGATGAGTCCGATAGAAACGGAATGCGTATCGTATATATTTTGAAACGAGATGCCATTCCGAACATCGTACTTAATATGTTGTACAAGTACACGGCGCTTCAATCATCTTTTAGTGTCAACAATATTGCACTGGTAAAAGGTAGACCGGAGCTTTTGAACCTAAAGGAGATCATCCATCACTTTGTGGAGCACAGACACGAGGTTGTGGTTCGAAGAACAAGATTTGAGCTGAAAAAAGCCGAAGACCGTGCGCACATATTGGAAGGACTTATTATTGCTTCTGATAATATTGACGAGGTAATTGCCATTATTAGGGGATCTTCCAATGTTGAAGAAGCACGGAATAGTTTGATCGAGCGTTTTAAATTGACCGAGGTTCAGGCCAAGGCCATTGTGGAAATGCGCTTGCGTCAGCTTACCGGTCTGGAGCAAGATAAATTGCGTGAAGAACATGCGGAACTTTTAAACACCATTGAGGATTTAAAAGATATTCTTGAAAAGAAAGAACGCAGAATGCAGATCATCAAAGATGAGCTTCTTGAAGTTAAGGAGAAGTATGGTGATGAAAGAAGGTCCGAAATCAACTACGCCGGAGGGGATCTGAGCATCGAGGATATGATTCCGGACGAGCAGGTCGTCATTACCATTTCCCATGCTGGCTATGTCAAAAGAACACCACTTACAGAGTATAAGACCCAAAATAGGGGAGGAGTTGGCCAAAAGGCATCCTCTACCCGAAACGAGGATTTCTTGGAACATTTGTTTGTGGGCACCAACCACCAGTACATGTTGTTCTTTACCCAAAAGGGAAAATGTTTCTGGATGCGCGTCTACGAAATTCCTGAGGGCAGTAGGACATCCAAAGGAAGGGCCATTCAAAACTTGATCAATATAGAGCAAGATGACAAGGTAAAGGCCTTTATCTGTACCCAAGACCTCAAGGACGAGGAATACGTGAACAGTCACTTTGTGATTATGGCCACCAAAAAAGGTACCGTTAAAAAGACTTCCTTGGAACAATATTCCAGACCGCGTCAAAATGGTATCAATGCCATCACCATTCGCGAGGATGATGAACTATTGGAAGCTAAACTGACAACGGGTACCAGCCAAATATTCCTAGGTCTTAAATCAGGAAAAGCTATTCGTTTTGAAGAATCCAAGACAAGACCGATGGGTAGAAATGCATCTGGTGTACGAGGTATCAGATTGGCTGATGATAACGATGAGGTTGTAGGAATGGTGTCTGTCCACAATTTTGAGGACGATATTCTGGTAGTTTCGGAAAGAGGCTATGGAAAACGTTCCAATATAGAAGACTACAGGATTACCAACAGGGGTGGAAAAGGTGTCAAAACCATTTCCATTACAAAGAAAACAGGGGATCTTGTCGCTATCAAAAATGTTACGGACACGGATGATTTGATGATTATTAACAAATCCGGAATTGCCATCCGAATGGGTGTCGAGGACCTTAGGGTTATGGGAAGGGCAACACAAGGGGTTCGCTTGATCAATCTTAAGGATAGTGACTCCATTGCGGCTGTTGCCAAAGTAATGAAAGAAGATGATCCCGTAGAGGAAGTCGATATCATGGATATTGAAGTCAAAGGGGAGGATGGCACGGCTATTGATGATAATACCGACGAAAAAGAATAAGCAATAATCGATTAACACTAAATAATTACAATTTTTTAACATGAGAACAAGAATATTAATACTATTGGCCATAGGAATATCCACAATGGGGTTTGCCCAAAAGGATGAGATGAAGGCTGCGGAAAAGGCACTTAAAGATGGTGATGCCGCAGCGGCAAAAGCTGCGTTGACCAGTGCTGCTTCCACTATTGATTCGGCCAAGGAGAAAGACCAGGCCGAGTACTATGCGCTTTTAGGAAATGCAAACTACGAATTGGCCAAAAAAGGAGATGTAGCTTCTTTTCAGTCTGCTTTGGATGCATACAACAAGGTAATCGCGGTAGAAGAAGCCAGCGGCAAATCTAAATACACCCCTGTTGCCCAAGAGAAAATGGGACAAATGACCGCTGATTTGGTCAATTCCGCAGTTGAGGACAACAACAACAAAAAGTTTAGTGAAGCTGCTGAGAAGTTGTATATGAGCTACAAGCTAAGCCCAAAAGATACGGTATACCTTTATTACGCAGCAAGTAGTGCGGTAAACGGACAAGACTACGAAGAGGCCTTAAAATATTACAAGGAGCTTAAAGATGTAGGTTACAATGGAGAATCTGTAACCTATACTGCGGTTAATGTAGAGACAGGAGAGACAGAAAGTATGGACAAGGCCACTCGTGATCTTTATGTAAAAGCGGGAACGCACAAGGATCCAAAGGAAGAGGTGAGCCCATCTAAAAAACCGGAAATCGTAAAGAATATTGCACTGATTTATCAGCAAATGGGAGAGAATGAAAAAGCTATCGAAGCTTATGCCGATGCAAGGGCTGAAAACCCGGACGATGTAAATTTGGTTTTGGGAGAAGCGAACTTGTACTATGCCATCGGTGACAAAGAAAAATTCAAGGAATTAATGGGACAGGCTTCTGCTATGGCTCCGGACAATGCCGATTTGCTTTACAATATTGGTGTTATCAACATGGAGCAAGGAAACTTGGAAGATGCAAGGGATGCTTATAAAAAAGCGTTGGCGATTGATCCAGGTTATATCAATGCCTTGTTGAACCTATCTACAACGTATGTGAATGAAGGTAACGGTCTTATTGATGAAATGAACGAATTGGGAACTTCAAAAGAGGATATTGCCAAGTACGATGAGCTTAAGGAGAAAAAAGACAGCCTTTTTAGAGAAGGGGCTGCAGTTTTGGAAGATGCACTCCAGTCCAATCCGGACAACGAAAGCATCTTGACCCAGTTGAAAAATATCTATGGAGCTTTGGGTGATAACGAAAACTTCATGAGAATCAAAAAACTTTTGGGAGAGTAATCACAATTCTTCCTAAAAAAGAGAGCCCCGTTTATTCGGGGCTTTTATTTTTATATCACTTTTTTAATGACCCTAAGTTGATGGGTATACCGTTTTTCTTCTGAATTGAAGATGCCGGTATGGTCTATCCTATCTATCCGAACGAGACCATTTACGTGTATGATATAGTTGTCTTTTAAAATAATACCGACATGGTCTATGATACCTTCGTTGTCATCAAAAAAGGCCAAGTCGCCAGGTTCGCTCTCTTCAATAAAGCTCAGGGCTTCACCTTGCTTGGATTGCCCTTCTGCCGTTCGTTCCAAAGAATACCCATTTATTTTATAGACCATTTGGGCAAACCCGGAACAATCGATTCCAAACGGAGTTTTTCCGCCTGCAAGAAAAGGGGCTTTTAAATACATAATGGCCGTATCAACCAAACTATCCTTCGGGTTTTTACCGCTATGGATACTGCCCTCAAAAGTGTGGTTCAATAATTCCGGAGCGTTGATCATAGATCCTATGAGGATAGGCAATAGCATACCATCATTGGTGTAGATATGGGATATAACATCGGAACATATCTTTTTTGGTTCCAGCGCTTCTAGGTTATTATATACTTCCTCGGCAATAAGTTTGAGTTGGTTGTTGGGTATCCAACCCTCAAAATTGTCATAAGCTGCCCGAATTCTGCTCCATTTTTTTCTGCTCTCCAAAACCTTGAAATGCTCGCCATATAATAATTGGGATGACATTTCGGCACAATCGTCCGGGTTTGTTCTAATGGGAACAATACTTAGAGGACAAATTCCATATTGCATTTACTGTACAGATTGAATCCCTCATTGAGGGTTTTATTCCCCGACGTTCTTTGTCGAAATGAATTAATTATTTTCGTTTGAATACCTCATGGGACCGCCCCGAGGTAGTTGGGTCACTAATTTCTTTCCAAAACAATCGATGAAGCTCCACCGCCACCGTTGCAAATGGCAGCAGCTCCCAGTTTGGCATTGTTTTGTTCCAATATATTCAACAATGTTATGGTAATTCTTGCTCCCGAGCAACCCAAAGGATGTCCCAGCGATACCGCCCCACCGTTTACATTTACATTGGAATCATTCAGTCCAAGGATTTTCATGTTGGCCAATCCAACCACCGCAAACGCTTCATTGAACTCAAAATAATCAATATCCTCAATGGAGACCCCCGCACGATCCAGAGCCTTGGGTAAGGCCTTTGCAGGTGCGGTTGTAAACCACTCGGGTTCATGGGCGGCATCAGCATACCCTTTAATGGTGGCCAAAGGTGTTAAACCAAGTTCCTTGGCCTTTTCTTCACTCATCAAAACAACCGCGGCAGCACCATCGTTAATTGTTGATGCATTGGCTGCGGTAACTGTTCCATCTTTGGTAAAAGCAGGCCTTAGCGACGGTACTTTTTCCAATTTCACATTTTTGAATTCTTCGTCTTCACTTACAACAATAGGTTCTCCTCTTCGTTGAGGCACTTCAACGGGAACCACTTCGTTATCGAACTTTCCGCTTTTCCAAGCTTCGGCCGATCGCTTGTAGGATTGTATGGCATAGGTGTCTTGGTCTTCTCGACTAAATTTATATTCCGTCGCACAGGCATCGGCACAAACGCCCATGGCATTTTGGTCGTAGGCATCTACAAGGCCATCCTTCTGCATTCCGTCCATTAGGGTTGCTGGACCAAACTTGGTTCCTTTTCTCATGTAAGCATAGTGGGGTATAAGGCTCATGTTCTCCATGCCTCCGGCCACGACAATGGAATTTTCGCCCAAAGCAATGGACTGAGCGCCTTGCATAATGGCTTTCATACCCGAAGAGCATACTTTATTTACGGTTGTGCAGGGCACGGTATTGGGGATGCCGGCAAAAATAGCAGCTTGTCTGGCAGGTGCCTGTCCGGTACCTGCTTGTACCACGTTACCCATCAAAACTTCTTCAACAAGTTCGGGTTTTAGACCTATTTTGTCCAAAGCCCCTTTTATGGCCACAGCTCCCAATTTTGGGGCAGGAACGCTGGATAGTGCTCCCATAAAACTTCCAATTGGGGTCCTTGCAGCGGAAACGATTACTACTTTTTTCATATGTGCATTTTTACTCTTGCGAAAATACTAAATTTAAATGCAAACCGATAAGGAGCTCGGGCAACGGACTTCTTATATATATTTTCTATTTTTGAAGCTAACAGTTTTAGGGAATGGGAAAAACTTTGGATAATGTATATAAACACCAATCGCTGGTCTACAAATATTTCCTGTATGTAGTTTCGATTGCCCTGATTGTATTCTTTTTCCCAAAAGGGGGGAAATTTAAGTACGAGTTTCAAAAGGGCAAACCGTGGCAATATGAAAACCTGTATGCCCCTATTGATTTTTCCATAAAAAAGACCCAAAAGGAGATAGAAGAGGAAAAATCCTCGATCAGGGCCAATAAAACCGACTATTACACCTATAATGCTTCTGTGGTTTCTGATGTTAGAGCAGAAGTTGCTGCAGAGTTGAATACACTTTTTCAATCGGGCAACTTTTCTTCACAACAACGACAGTCTTTGAGGAGTCTTTTTGAAGAAGTTCTTGAAGACATTTATACTGATGGAATTTTTCAAACTTTACCGGAATCCGAATCCACTGTAGTGGTAAAAAATAATGAAGCACAACCTGTTTCTCCAAGTGATTATTTAGTTCTTGAGCAAGCTAAAAGAGAAATATCGAGCCGTTTTTCAGGGGCCAACATGGTTGGGGCTCCTCGTTTGACCGGAATATTAAGAAATAGTCTAAAAGCAAATCTTTTTTATGATGAAGCCCTAACTGAAAGTGCTTTAAGTGATGAGCTTTCAAAGATTTCGTACACTCGTGGCGAAGTGGACCAAGGAAAATTGATCATTGCCAAAGGGGAAATTGTGGAGTCGGAGGACTTTAAAATATTGAACTCCCTTAAAGATGAGTATGAGTCGAAGCTCTGGATGGGAAGCAATTATTATTTTATTTTACTTGGGTATACCGTATTGGTAGCGTTGGTGCTCATTATGTTGTTCCTGTTTTTAAAACGATACAGGAACGAGATTTTCCAGAACAATAACAAGGTGACTTTTATTTTCTTCAACATTTTGTTGATGGTACTTGCCACCACATTGATGACGAAGCACTACGAGAACTATATCTATATGGTTCCCCTGTGTATTTTACCATTGGTGTTGAAAAACTTTTTTGATGCCAGGTTAGGGCTGTTCGTTCATGTGTTGACTGTTTTGATTCTCGGTTTTGTTGTACCCAACAGTTTTGAATATATCTTTTTACAGACGATTGCTGGTATTGTTACCATTTTAACGGCCTCAGAGCTATATAAAAGAGCCAATCTGTTTATATCGGTAGGTCAGATTACCTTGATCTACATAGTTGGTTATTTTGCCTTCCATGCCATTCATGAAGGTAATTTGCAAAATATTGAATGGATATTGTTTGGTGTTTTTGTGCTGAATGGTCTTTTGACGCTTTTTGCCCAACCGCTGATCTATATGTTCGAGAAAGTGTTCGGACTTGTATCCGATGTGTCGTTGTTGGAACTTTCCGACACCAATTCTAAATTGCTCAAGGAATTATCGGACAAAGCGCCAGGCACCTTTCATCATTCTTTACAAGTAGCGAATCTTGCAGAGGCCGCGGCCAACGAAATAGGTGCCAATGCCATGTTGGTTAGGGTAGGGGCGCTTTACCACGATATTGGTAAGATGGAGCGTCCGACCTATTTTACCGAAAATCAGATTACCAACGTTAATCCGCATGATGATTTACCGCCCAAGGAGAGTGCCAAGATTATTGTAGACCATGTAATCAATGGGATAGAAATAGCCCGAAAAAGCAATCTGCCAGACCGTGTTATTGATTTCATCAGAACCCACCATGGAACAACTGTGGTCTACTATTTCTATAAAAAACAACAAGAATTGGATCAAGAGGTGGATGAGGAAGATTTTAAATACCCTGGACCAATACCTTTCTCCAAGGAAACTGCAATTTTAATGATGTCGGATGCTGTAGAAGCTGCCTCTAAAAGTTTGAAGGACCCCACCTTTACCATTATTGATGAATTTGTAGAGAAAATAGTGAAGGGACAGATGCAGGCCAACCAGTACTTGAATGCCAATATTACCCTCAAGGAAATTGAAATGGTAAAGAAGGTGCTCAAACAAAAGCTTACAAACATCTATCATTTAAGGGTGGAATATCCTGAATAGCAGAGAGCTGATAAAAGTTCCATTAAAAAAATGGAAAAATAGTTGCGATCTTACATCTGAAAAGGTACATTTGCATCCGCATTTTCAGAGTGCACGTTCATAATAAATTAATTGGAGAGGTGCCGGAGTGGTAACGGAGCAGATTGCTAATCTGTCAGCGCGTAAGTGCTGCCCGGGTTCGAGTCCCGGTCTCTCCGCTTTTTCCAACACACCTCGGGGTGTAGCACCTCGACATTGCTCGGTATAAACTCCGCCCGAGCGGGCTACTTCAAAAAGTGGTTTGTAATTTGGAGTTTGAAAAATTGAAATTTTCAGTCATCACGACTGTCTTCGGGGTGTAGCGTAGCCCGGTTATCGCGCCTGCTTTGGGAGCAGGAGGTCGCAGGTTCGAATCCTGCCACCCCGACAGAAATGGTTTAATTGACAACAATTAAAACCATAATTAATTGAAAGCCAGAAAATTAATATTTTCTGGCTTTTTTTGTTTTGGTCTGAAATCAAGGGTGAGGATGTCCTATATGATGTCCTATTTTTGTCGGGGAAAATTTATTAACTTGTACTTCCCGATTTGATTTTTCGTGTGATTTGACTTTCGCTCAACGGATTGTTCCACTTAAGGCGAAAACACATGAACAGCTCTAATTCATTCAGTATCAGCTTTTGGCTAAAAAAAACGGCCAAAAAAAAAGATGGGCGGATTCCCATTTATGCCCGGATAAGATTTGAGGGCCGTTATTCCGACCTCAGTGTCCACAGATCGACTTTTGAAGAACGATGGTGTCCTATTTTGGGCAAAATCGATCATCGTGCCAATGAAGCGAACAGTATCAACCGATATCTAGACGATGTCCACGCCAAACTCTTGGAGTGCCATCGCCAGTTAATAGCGGAGGGAGCGGTGATCAATGCGAAGATCATCAAATTGCGCTACCTTGGAAAGGACAGGGTGGTCAGGACATTAAAGGACATCATCGAATTCCACCGTGACCATGAAATGCCAAAATTGGCAATGGGCACGATCAAGAACTACTCGGCCACGGAAACCTATCTCTTACGGTTTGTCAAAAAAAAGTTCAACTCGCAAGACATAAAACTGTCCTTTATAGATTATGCCTTTTTGGTCGAGTTCGAGAGCTTCCTTAGAAATGGTACCCCGATTAACAAGGCACAGCCTTTGACCAACAATGGTATTATGAAACATATGGAACGCTTCAAGAAATTGGTGGGCACTGCCTTTAAGTTTGGGGCTATCCCTCAAAACCCCTTCAACTTTTACCATATGAAGTTCGAAGAGTACGAAAGTGATTTTTTGGAGGAAGAGGAAATACAAAGATTGTTTTCAATGCACATTGACGAAGGCGGCATCGCCATTGTAAGGGATATTTTTCTTTTTGCGTGTTATACAGGCCTAAGCTATATTGAGGTCAAGCTCTTAAAGAGAGGTGATATTGTAACAGGAATAG
It encodes the following:
- a CDS encoding HD family phosphohydrolase, with the translated sequence MGKTLDNVYKHQSLVYKYFLYVVSIALIVFFFPKGGKFKYEFQKGKPWQYENLYAPIDFSIKKTQKEIEEEKSSIRANKTDYYTYNASVVSDVRAEVAAELNTLFQSGNFSSQQRQSLRSLFEEVLEDIYTDGIFQTLPESESTVVVKNNEAQPVSPSDYLVLEQAKREISSRFSGANMVGAPRLTGILRNSLKANLFYDEALTESALSDELSKISYTRGEVDQGKLIIAKGEIVESEDFKILNSLKDEYESKLWMGSNYYFILLGYTVLVALVLIMLFLFLKRYRNEIFQNNNKVTFIFFNILLMVLATTLMTKHYENYIYMVPLCILPLVLKNFFDARLGLFVHVLTVLILGFVVPNSFEYIFLQTIAGIVTILTASELYKRANLFISVGQITLIYIVGYFAFHAIHEGNLQNIEWILFGVFVLNGLLTLFAQPLIYMFEKVFGLVSDVSLLELSDTNSKLLKELSDKAPGTFHHSLQVANLAEAAANEIGANAMLVRVGALYHDIGKMERPTYFTENQITNVNPHDDLPPKESAKIIVDHVINGIEIARKSNLPDRVIDFIRTHHGTTVVYYFYKKQQELDQEVDEEDFKYPGPIPFSKETAILMMSDAVEAASKSLKDPTFTIIDEFVEKIVKGQMQANQYLNANITLKEIEMVKKVLKQKLTNIYHLRVEYPE
- the gyrA gene encoding DNA gyrase subunit A, translating into MAEGEKLIPINIEDEMKSAYIDYSMSVIVSRALPDVRDGLKPVHRRVLYGMHDLGVRSNSSHKKSARIVGEVLGKYHPHGDSSVYDTMVRMAQEWSLRYMLVDGQGNFGSVDGDSPAAMRYTEAKMRKIAEEMLADIDKDTVDHQLNFDDTIMEPTVLPTRIPNLLVNGASGIAVGMATNMPPHNLSEVVDGTIAYIDNHDIEIDELITHIKAPDFPTGGLIYGYDGVKEAFHTGRGRVVMRAKATIEEVQGKESIVVTEIPYQVNKADMIKKTADLVNEKKIEGISNIRDESDRNGMRIVYILKRDAIPNIVLNMLYKYTALQSSFSVNNIALVKGRPELLNLKEIIHHFVEHRHEVVVRRTRFELKKAEDRAHILEGLIIASDNIDEVIAIIRGSSNVEEARNSLIERFKLTEVQAKAIVEMRLRQLTGLEQDKLREEHAELLNTIEDLKDILEKKERRMQIIKDELLEVKEKYGDERRSEINYAGGDLSIEDMIPDEQVVITISHAGYVKRTPLTEYKTQNRGGVGQKASSTRNEDFLEHLFVGTNHQYMLFFTQKGKCFWMRVYEIPEGSRTSKGRAIQNLINIEQDDKVKAFICTQDLKDEEYVNSHFVIMATKKGTVKKTSLEQYSRPRQNGINAITIREDDELLEAKLTTGTSQIFLGLKSGKAIRFEESKTRPMGRNASGVRGIRLADDNDEVVGMVSVHNFEDDILVVSERGYGKRSNIEDYRITNRGGKGVKTISITKKTGDLVAIKNVTDTDDLMIINKSGIAIRMGVEDLRVMGRATQGVRLINLKDSDSIAAVAKVMKEDDPVEEVDIMDIEVKGEDGTAIDDNTDEKE
- a CDS encoding acetyl-CoA C-acyltransferase yields the protein MKKVVIVSAARTPIGSFMGALSSVPAPKLGAVAIKGALDKIGLKPELVEEVLMGNVVQAGTGQAPARQAAIFAGIPNTVPCTTVNKVCSSGMKAIMQGAQSIALGENSIVVAGGMENMSLIPHYAYMRKGTKFGPATLMDGMQKDGLVDAYDQNAMGVCADACATEYKFSREDQDTYAIQSYKRSAEAWKSGKFDNEVVPVEVPQRRGEPIVVSEDEEFKNVKLEKVPSLRPAFTKDGTVTAANASTINDGAAAVVLMSEEKAKELGLTPLATIKGYADAAHEPEWFTTAPAKALPKALDRAGVSIEDIDYFEFNEAFAVVGLANMKILGLNDSNVNVNGGAVSLGHPLGCSGARITITLLNILEQNNAKLGAAAICNGGGGASSIVLERN
- a CDS encoding site-specific integrase, which encodes MNSSNSFSISFWLKKTAKKKDGRIPIYARIRFEGRYSDLSVHRSTFEERWCPILGKIDHRANEANSINRYLDDVHAKLLECHRQLIAEGAVINAKIIKLRYLGKDRVVRTLKDIIEFHRDHEMPKLAMGTIKNYSATETYLLRFVKKKFNSQDIKLSFIDYAFLVEFESFLRNGTPINKAQPLTNNGIMKHMERFKKLVGTAFKFGAIPQNPFNFYHMKFEEYESDFLEEEEIQRLFSMHIDEGGIAIVRDIFLFACYTGLSYIEVKLLKRGDIVTGIDGEEWINVKRKKTKTPVRVPLLYHAKAILDKYSDHPNVDNDHTLLPVFSNQKVNKYLKVIATKAQIDKHLTFHVARHTFATTITLMNNVPLETVSKLLGHTKLSTTQKYARVVEKKISKDMAQLKAVLEKSPEKEVVNGQKPEANLRIIR
- a CDS encoding C40 family peptidase codes for the protein MQYGICPLSIVPIRTNPDDCAEMSSQLLYGEHFKVLESRKKWSRIRAAYDNFEGWIPNNQLKLIAEEVYNNLEALEPKKICSDVISHIYTNDGMLLPILIGSMINAPELLNHTFEGSIHSGKNPKDSLVDTAIMYLKAPFLAGGKTPFGIDCSGFAQMVYKINGYSLERTAEGQSKQGEALSFIEESEPGDLAFFDDNEGIIDHVGIILKDNYIIHVNGLVRIDRIDHTGIFNSEEKRYTHQLRVIKKVI
- a CDS encoding tetratricopeptide repeat protein; protein product: MRTRILILLAIGISTMGFAQKDEMKAAEKALKDGDAAAAKAALTSAASTIDSAKEKDQAEYYALLGNANYELAKKGDVASFQSALDAYNKVIAVEEASGKSKYTPVAQEKMGQMTADLVNSAVEDNNNKKFSEAAEKLYMSYKLSPKDTVYLYYAASSAVNGQDYEEALKYYKELKDVGYNGESVTYTAVNVETGETESMDKATRDLYVKAGTHKDPKEEVSPSKKPEIVKNIALIYQQMGENEKAIEAYADARAENPDDVNLVLGEANLYYAIGDKEKFKELMGQASAMAPDNADLLYNIGVINMEQGNLEDARDAYKKALAIDPGYINALLNLSTTYVNEGNGLIDEMNELGTSKEDIAKYDELKEKKDSLFREGAAVLEDALQSNPDNESILTQLKNIYGALGDNENFMRIKKLLGE